In a single window of the Bradyrhizobium erythrophlei genome:
- a CDS encoding DUF6537 domain-containing protein has translation MSSLRYLFADFIGEDDAAPPLLPDGLPTGAAATVSDGIHRLIDYQGPSYAQLYVNRVRRFVGRRGVDDAMVGEIARLMALRMSYEDPIRIAQLKLAEFEVGGGQPLARSTDNIAKFRVDELIGALPAVVADPVLDVLEWMGWTHMPISIRFSAKNRWGIRRLKAEAGLRRWRRLSVRYAKERVWVERWLHMIDRSLTKQPKSASAIVQTADMIRGYGDVYRQGLADWHAIIDGLAKPTFDGVLPLADLAGAVAEARAAAMPDPRQVALKRTIAEIRARALGAGANAAAG, from the coding sequence ATGTCCTCGCTGCGCTATCTGTTCGCCGATTTCATCGGCGAGGACGACGCCGCGCCGCCGTTGCTGCCCGACGGTCTGCCCACCGGCGCTGCGGCGACCGTCAGCGACGGCATCCACCGGCTGATCGACTATCAGGGCCCCAGTTATGCGCAGCTTTATGTCAACCGGGTGCGGCGGTTCGTCGGACGTCGCGGAGTCGATGACGCGATGGTCGGTGAAATCGCGCGCCTGATGGCGCTGCGCATGAGCTACGAGGATCCGATCCGGATCGCACAGTTGAAGCTCGCCGAATTCGAGGTCGGGGGCGGCCAACCGCTGGCTCGATCCACCGACAATATCGCCAAATTCCGGGTTGATGAACTGATCGGTGCGCTCCCCGCTGTTGTCGCAGACCCAGTGCTGGACGTGCTGGAATGGATGGGTTGGACGCACATGCCGATCTCGATCCGCTTCAGTGCAAAAAACCGGTGGGGCATTCGCCGGCTGAAGGCCGAGGCGGGCTTGCGGCGATGGCGGCGGCTGTCGGTGCGCTATGCCAAGGAGCGGGTCTGGGTCGAACGCTGGCTGCACATGATCGACCGCAGCCTGACCAAGCAGCCAAAGTCCGCGTCCGCCATCGTGCAGACCGCTGATATGATTCGAGGCTACGGCGACGTCTATCGCCAGGGCCTCGCGGACTGGCATGCCATTATCGATGGCCTTGCCAAGCCGACCTTCGACGGCGTGCTGCCGCTGGCCGATCTTGCCGGCGCCGTCGCGGAGGCGCGCGCCGCCGCGATGCCCGATCCCCGCCAAGTCGCGCTCAAGCGCACCATCGCCGAGATCAGGGCGCGGGCACTCGGTGCCGGCGCGAACGCGGCGGCGGGTTAG
- a CDS encoding Crp/Fnr family transcriptional regulator gives MDTSHLAEHAGTLFASIFVVATATMRTMIPLRIFGILTNIVLIATSIPTHNYPTALVHSVLLVLNSYRLHQMLQLVRDVKKSVNSDLSMEWLKPFMTERKCEAGEVLFYKDEKAEEMLYIVSGRFKLVESGIELPVGAIVGELGMLSPSNVRTQTLECVEAGVILSVSYTKVEELYVQNPAFGFYFLRLASARLFQNIGTLEQRLAQQAAPASAAPNPA, from the coding sequence ATGGATACATCACATTTAGCGGAACATGCCGGCACTCTGTTCGCATCGATTTTCGTCGTTGCGACCGCGACGATGCGGACCATGATCCCGTTGCGGATCTTCGGCATTCTCACCAACATCGTCCTGATCGCGACTTCGATTCCAACCCATAATTACCCGACCGCGCTGGTGCATTCGGTGCTGCTGGTGCTCAATTCGTATCGGCTGCACCAGATGTTGCAGTTGGTGCGCGACGTCAAAAAATCGGTCAACAGCGACCTGTCGATGGAATGGCTGAAGCCGTTCATGACCGAGCGCAAATGCGAAGCCGGCGAGGTGCTGTTTTACAAGGACGAGAAGGCCGAGGAGATGCTCTACATCGTCAGCGGCCGCTTCAAGCTGGTCGAATCGGGCATCGAGCTGCCGGTCGGCGCCATTGTCGGTGAACTCGGCATGCTGTCGCCGTCGAACGTGCGGACCCAGACGCTGGAATGCGTCGAAGCCGGTGTGATCCTGAGTGTCAGCTACACCAAGGTCGAGGAACTCTACGTGCAGAATCCGGCCTTCGGGTTTTACTTTCTTCGCCTCGCCAGCGCCCGGCTGTTTCAGAACATCGGAACGCTGGAGCAGCGGCTGGCGCAGCAGGCGGCCCCAGCCTCCGCTGCGCCGAACCCCGCTTAA
- a CDS encoding cyclic nucleotide-gated ion channel, protein MSKPLDFPGLAQFVAATAGRNMTKAAYAAVAIGVVMMLLLTVDPSYEAAHHSVDALLWACLAFFVFEWVVRLRHAFLLRRGWSYALSGRGLVDAVAAAAVPLALILGASPKTAWLLGVFWVLKVVPGIPGLRQLRRVLVRESGPLLSVLVIFLMVLFVASVAVYFLERDVQPVAFGSVPATLWWAVATLTTTGYGDVVPITPLGRLVAAVVMICGLGVFGLWTGILATGFAAETRRDNFLKTWESVSKVPFFAALGPAAIADVTHVLRTMDLPARTMIIRKGQTGDCMYFIAAGEVEVDLPGKKVTLGEGAFFGEMALLGNNLRSANITTTQVSRLLVLDLVDFRLLMARHPDLAETIDAEASRRALENK, encoded by the coding sequence ATGTCTAAGCCGCTCGATTTTCCCGGTCTGGCGCAATTCGTGGCCGCAACGGCCGGCCGCAACATGACCAAGGCGGCCTATGCCGCGGTCGCGATCGGCGTCGTCATGATGCTGCTGCTGACGGTCGATCCCTCCTATGAGGCCGCCCATCATTCGGTCGATGCGCTGTTGTGGGCGTGCCTGGCTTTCTTCGTGTTCGAATGGGTGGTCCGGCTTCGCCACGCCTTTCTGCTGCGGCGCGGCTGGAGCTACGCGCTATCCGGCCGCGGACTGGTGGACGCCGTCGCCGCGGCGGCCGTGCCGCTCGCCCTCATCCTCGGCGCTTCGCCCAAAACGGCGTGGCTGCTCGGCGTATTCTGGGTGCTCAAGGTGGTTCCGGGAATCCCGGGATTGCGCCAGTTGCGCCGGGTGCTGGTGCGGGAATCCGGACCGCTTTTGAGCGTGCTGGTGATTTTCCTGATGGTGCTGTTCGTGGCCTCGGTCGCGGTTTATTTCCTGGAACGCGACGTCCAACCGGTCGCCTTTGGCAGCGTGCCGGCGACGTTGTGGTGGGCGGTCGCGACGCTGACCACGACGGGATATGGGGACGTGGTGCCAATCACGCCGCTCGGCCGGCTGGTCGCGGCCGTGGTGATGATCTGCGGCCTCGGCGTGTTCGGGCTCTGGACCGGTATCCTCGCCACCGGTTTTGCCGCCGAAACCCGCCGCGACAATTTCCTCAAGACCTGGGAATCGGTGAGCAAGGTGCCGTTCTTTGCCGCGCTCGGCCCGGCGGCGATCGCCGATGTGACCCATGTGCTGCGCACCATGGACCTGCCGGCGCGCACCATGATTATCCGCAAGGGCCAGACCGGCGATTGCATGTACTTCATCGCCGCCGGCGAGGTCGAGGTCGATTTGCCGGGCAAGAAGGTGACGCTCGGGGAGGGCGCATTCTTCGGCGAAATGGCGCTGCTCGGCAACAATTTGCGCTCCGCCAATATTACCACCACGCAGGTGTCGAGGCTGCTGGTGCTCGATCTCGTGGACTTTCGCCTGCTGATGGCGCGGCATCCCGATCTCGCCGAGACCATCGATGCCGAGGCGAGCCGGCGCGCGCTGGAGAACAAATAA
- a CDS encoding nitroreductase, whose protein sequence is MTSVATNQKQEPIAVLEHLLASRFSCRAFRPDPVPRATIERILAAAQKTASWCNSQPWQLAITSGAATKRFRDVMYGAATSGQPNSGDFPFPREYRGVYLERRRESGFQLYNSLGIPRGDKAGYARQALENFNFFGAPHVAIVHTDEALGVYGAIDCGGYVTSFMLAAQALGLATIPQAALAFHSESVRRHFGLGDDRRVICGISFGFPDREHKANSYRTTRAGIADTVTFVDE, encoded by the coding sequence ATGACATCCGTTGCCACAAACCAAAAGCAAGAACCGATCGCGGTTCTCGAACACCTGCTGGCGTCACGATTTTCCTGCCGGGCCTTCAGGCCGGACCCGGTGCCGCGTGCGACCATCGAGCGCATATTGGCTGCGGCGCAGAAGACTGCGTCGTGGTGCAACAGCCAGCCGTGGCAACTGGCGATCACCTCCGGCGCGGCCACGAAAAGATTCCGCGACGTGATGTACGGCGCCGCCACCAGCGGCCAGCCCAACAGCGGCGACTTTCCGTTTCCGCGCGAATACCGCGGCGTCTACCTGGAGCGGCGGCGCGAAAGCGGCTTTCAGCTTTACAACTCGCTGGGGATACCCCGCGGCGACAAGGCGGGCTACGCCAGGCAGGCGCTGGAGAATTTCAATTTCTTCGGCGCGCCCCACGTCGCCATCGTTCATACCGACGAGGCGCTCGGCGTCTACGGCGCGATCGATTGCGGCGGCTATGTCACGAGTTTCATGCTGGCGGCGCAGGCGCTGGGACTGGCCACGATCCCGCAGGCGGCGCTGGCGTTTCATTCCGAATCGGTGCGCCGGCATTTCGGGCTCGGCGATGACCGGCGGGTGATATGCGGCATTTCATTCGGATTCCCCGACCGCGAGCACAAGGCCAACAGCTACCGCACCACCCGCGCCGGCATCGCCGATACCGTTACGTTCGTCGACGAGTAG
- a CDS encoding acyl-CoA dehydrogenase: MNFDDTPQEAAFRAEARKWIDANAPREFEEELSKSSLGRIKLRKHNIVEVAKAWQKRKAEGGWVCLHWPREYGGRGATPVERVIWQQEEGIYFKLTSPFQIGEGMCGPTVMTYGSEADKRRYLPKIASGEEIWCQLFSEPAGGSDVAGLRTRAERDGDHWIINGQKIWTSGAHYSDYGILITRTDPNVPKHKGLTMFYIDMKSPGVEVKPIKQANGMQEFNEVFFTDLRIPDSQRLGAVGDGWNVSLTTLMNERMSIGARLATGLPELFDFCSNLMTDDGLAIDDRATRSKLANWAVKASGLKYTSYRAISALSKGERPGPENSIGKLVAGSMLQDIAMYAMDLQGASGMLTDPETAEAAGQFQAMLMSSPSTRIAGGTDEILRNIIAERVLGLPGDIRVDKDVPFNKIPTRGR, translated from the coding sequence ATGAATTTCGACGACACCCCGCAGGAAGCCGCGTTCCGCGCCGAGGCGCGGAAGTGGATCGACGCCAACGCGCCCAGGGAATTCGAGGAGGAACTCTCCAAATCCTCGCTCGGGCGGATCAAGCTGAGGAAGCACAATATCGTCGAAGTCGCCAAGGCGTGGCAGAAGAGGAAGGCCGAAGGCGGCTGGGTCTGCCTGCATTGGCCCAGGGAATATGGCGGGCGCGGCGCGACCCCGGTGGAACGCGTGATCTGGCAGCAGGAAGAGGGCATCTACTTCAAACTCACCAGCCCGTTCCAGATCGGCGAAGGCATGTGCGGTCCGACGGTCATGACCTATGGCAGCGAAGCCGACAAGCGGCGCTATCTGCCCAAGATCGCTTCCGGCGAGGAGATCTGGTGCCAGCTATTCTCGGAGCCCGCCGGCGGATCCGACGTCGCGGGCCTGCGCACCCGCGCCGAGCGCGATGGCGATCACTGGATCATCAACGGCCAGAAAATCTGGACCTCGGGCGCGCATTATTCGGACTATGGAATTCTCATCACCCGCACCGATCCCAATGTGCCCAAGCACAAGGGCCTGACCATGTTCTACATCGACATGAAAAGTCCCGGTGTCGAGGTCAAACCGATCAAGCAGGCCAACGGCATGCAGGAATTCAACGAGGTGTTCTTCACCGATTTGCGGATTCCCGATTCGCAGCGGCTGGGCGCGGTCGGCGACGGCTGGAACGTGTCGCTGACCACGCTGATGAACGAGCGGATGTCGATCGGCGCGCGGCTTGCGACCGGCCTGCCCGAGCTGTTCGATTTTTGCTCCAATCTGATGACCGACGACGGGCTCGCCATCGACGATCGCGCCACGCGCTCGAAGCTCGCCAACTGGGCGGTGAAGGCGAGCGGGCTGAAATATACCAGCTACCGCGCGATCTCCGCGCTGTCCAAGGGCGAGCGCCCGGGGCCGGAGAATTCGATCGGCAAGCTGGTCGCGGGCTCGATGCTGCAGGACATCGCGATGTATGCGATGGATCTGCAGGGCGCCAGCGGCATGCTCACCGATCCCGAGACCGCCGAAGCGGCCGGTCAGTTCCAGGCCATGCTGATGTCGTCGCCTTCAACACGTATCGCCGGCGGTACCGATGAGATCCTCCGCAACATCATCGCCGAGCGGGTGCTGGGTCTGCCCGGCGATATCCGCGTCGACAAGGATGTGCCGTTCAACAAGATCCCGACCAGGGGGCGGTAG
- a CDS encoding acyl-CoA dehydrogenase produces the protein MNFDDTPQEAAFRAEAKAWIAANAPKQYEEELKKSSLGRTQLKGANILEVAKAWQKKKADAGWACLHWPKEYGGRGATPIERVIWQQEEGAFGKLSGMFIIGHGMCGPTMMAFAGEDQKRKYLPPLASGEKVWCQLFSEPAGGSDVAGLRTRAEKSGDDWIVNGQKIWTSGAHYSDYGILLTRTDPDVAKHKGLTMFFLDMKSPGVEIKPIKQANGQSEFNEVYFTDVKIPDAQRLGAVNDGWNVSLTTLMNERMSIGAGVSTGFPELFEFCSNLMLEDGPAIDDRSVRSKLANWAVRASGLKYTSMRAISALSKGERPGPENSIGKLVAGAMIQDVAAYALDLQGAAGVLSGPEDAEATGKFQAMLLRAPGTRVEGGTDEIMRNIIAERVLGLPGDIRVDKDVPFNKIPTRGR, from the coding sequence ATGAACTTCGATGACACCCCGCAGGAGGCCGCGTTTCGCGCCGAGGCCAAGGCCTGGATCGCAGCCAACGCGCCGAAGCAGTATGAGGAGGAACTGAAAAAATCCTCGCTCGGCCGCACCCAGCTCAAGGGCGCCAATATCCTGGAGGTGGCAAAAGCCTGGCAGAAGAAAAAGGCCGACGCCGGCTGGGCCTGCCTGCACTGGCCAAAGGAATATGGCGGCCGCGGCGCGACCCCGATCGAGCGGGTGATCTGGCAGCAGGAAGAGGGCGCCTTCGGCAAACTCAGCGGAATGTTCATCATCGGCCACGGCATGTGCGGCCCGACCATGATGGCCTTTGCCGGTGAAGACCAGAAACGAAAATATCTGCCGCCGCTGGCGTCAGGCGAAAAAGTCTGGTGCCAGCTGTTTTCCGAACCCGCCGGCGGATCCGACGTCGCGGGCTTGCGCACCCGCGCGGAAAAAAGTGGCGACGACTGGATCGTCAACGGCCAGAAAATCTGGACCTCGGGCGCGCATTACTCGGACTACGGCATCCTGCTGACGCGCACCGATCCCGACGTGGCAAAACACAAGGGGCTCACCATGTTCTTCCTGGACATGAAGAGCCCGGGCGTCGAGATCAAGCCGATCAAGCAGGCCAACGGCCAGTCCGAATTCAACGAGGTGTATTTCACCGACGTCAAAATTCCCGATGCGCAGCGACTCGGGGCGGTCAATGACGGCTGGAACGTGTCGCTAACCACACTGATGAACGAGCGGATGTCGATCGGCGCCGGCGTGTCGACCGGCTTCCCGGAATTGTTCGAGTTCTGCAGCAACCTGATGCTGGAAGATGGCCCTGCGATCGACGATCGCAGCGTGCGCTCGAAGCTCGCCAACTGGGCAGTGCGCGCCAGCGGGTTGAAATACACCAGCATGCGCGCGATCTCGGCGCTGTCGAAAGGCGAACGTCCGGGGCCGGAAAATTCGATAGGCAAGCTGGTGGCTGGCGCGATGATCCAGGATGTCGCGGCCTATGCGCTGGATCTGCAGGGCGCCGCCGGCGTGCTGAGCGGGCCGGAGGACGCGGAAGCCACCGGTAAATTCCAGGCGATGCTGCTGCGCGCGCCCGGGACCCGGGTCGAGGGCGGCACCGACGAGATCATGCGCAACATCATCGCCGAGCGTGTGCTCGGACTGCCCGGCGACATCAGGGTCGACAAGGATGTTCCGTTCAACAAGATACCGACCAGGGGAAGATAG
- a CDS encoding acyl-CoA dehydrogenase family protein: MNFDFSDEQKQLRDEARKFLAEKCPPKAVRVVLDGKEPYDRELWKGLADMGFLGVAIPEEFGGAGAGHLELCVIAEEMGRALAPVPFSSTVYLAAEAILLAGSEGQKQKWLPLIASGAAIGTLALFEGKGNPSPEAIKLAASGGSLNGVKKPVPDGAIADFAIVAARTGSTGRETDISLFLVDMKAEGVEARALTNVDPSRGQAELTFRNCKAEPLGPANEGWSILSQVLDRAAVLMAFEQVGGADRALEMGRDYALDRIAFGRPIGSFQAVKHMLADMYVSATLARSNCYYGAWALSTNASELPEAAAAARISATQAFQHCSKNNIQVHGGMGFTWEFDCHMYYRRSNAMALSLGSLSYWEDALIDRMRKRNAA; this comes from the coding sequence ATGAATTTCGATTTCTCCGACGAACAAAAGCAACTGCGCGACGAGGCGCGAAAATTTCTTGCCGAGAAATGTCCGCCCAAGGCGGTGCGCGTAGTGCTCGACGGCAAGGAACCCTATGACCGCGAATTGTGGAAGGGGCTTGCCGACATGGGTTTTCTCGGGGTCGCGATCCCCGAGGAATTCGGCGGCGCGGGTGCCGGGCATCTCGAACTCTGCGTGATCGCCGAGGAGATGGGCCGCGCGCTGGCGCCGGTGCCGTTTTCGTCGACGGTTTATCTCGCGGCCGAAGCGATCCTGCTCGCGGGCAGCGAGGGACAAAAGCAGAAGTGGCTTCCCCTGATCGCATCGGGTGCCGCGATCGGCACGCTGGCGCTGTTCGAAGGCAAGGGCAATCCGTCGCCGGAAGCCATCAAGCTCGCCGCATCCGGCGGCAGTCTCAACGGTGTCAAGAAACCGGTGCCCGACGGCGCCATTGCCGATTTCGCTATCGTTGCCGCGCGCACCGGCTCGACCGGCCGCGAGACCGATATCTCGCTGTTTCTGGTCGACATGAAAGCCGAAGGCGTCGAGGCCAGGGCGTTGACCAATGTCGATCCGTCGCGCGGCCAGGCCGAACTCACCTTCAGGAATTGCAAGGCCGAGCCGCTCGGGCCGGCCAATGAAGGCTGGAGTATTCTCTCGCAGGTGCTCGACCGCGCCGCGGTGCTGATGGCGTTCGAGCAGGTCGGCGGCGCCGATCGCGCGCTGGAAATGGGCCGCGACTATGCGCTGGATCGCATCGCCTTCGGCCGGCCGATCGGTTCGTTCCAGGCGGTCAAGCACATGCTCGCCGACATGTACGTTTCGGCGACGCTGGCGCGGTCGAACTGCTACTACGGCGCCTGGGCGCTCTCGACCAACGCCTCGGAATTGCCGGAAGCCGCCGCCGCGGCACGCATCAGCGCGACGCAGGCGTTCCAGCATTGCTCGAAGAACAATATCCAGGTCCATGGCGGCATGGGCTTCACCTGGGAATTCGACTGCCACATGTACTACCGCCGTTCCAATGCGATGGCGCTGTCGCTGGGCTCTCTCTCCTATTGGGAAGACGCCCTGATCGACCGCATGCGCAAGCGGAATGCGGCTTAG
- a CDS encoding SDR family NAD(P)-dependent oxidoreductase codes for MQLKDVAVLITGGGSGLGAATARAMAAKGAKIAVLDQSKENAEKVAAEVKGVAVVADVTDEEQVKAAIAKAEAAHGIARVLMNCAGIGGSQRIVGKDGVYPLAKFARIINVNLIGTFNVLRLFSERLLTEAPIGEERGVIINTASVAAYEGQIGQIAYSASKGGVVGLTLPAARDLAQHKIRVNTIAPGLFLTPLLMGLNEEARKSLGAQVPHPARLGDASEYGNLAVHIVENAMLNGETIRLDGAIRMAPR; via the coding sequence ATGCAGTTGAAAGATGTTGCCGTTCTCATCACCGGCGGGGGCTCCGGTCTCGGTGCCGCCACCGCGCGCGCCATGGCCGCCAAGGGCGCGAAAATCGCCGTGCTCGACCAGAGTAAGGAAAATGCCGAGAAAGTCGCGGCCGAAGTCAAGGGCGTCGCCGTCGTTGCCGACGTCACCGACGAGGAGCAGGTCAAGGCTGCAATCGCGAAGGCGGAAGCCGCGCACGGCATCGCCCGCGTGCTGATGAACTGCGCCGGCATCGGCGGATCGCAGCGCATCGTCGGCAAAGACGGCGTCTATCCGCTGGCGAAGTTCGCGCGCATCATCAACGTCAACCTGATCGGCACCTTCAACGTGCTGCGGCTGTTTTCAGAACGGCTGCTGACGGAAGCGCCCATCGGCGAAGAGCGCGGCGTCATCATCAACACCGCGAGTGTGGCGGCCTATGAAGGCCAGATCGGCCAGATTGCGTACTCGGCCTCCAAGGGCGGCGTGGTCGGGCTAACCTTGCCGGCGGCGCGCGATCTCGCCCAGCACAAGATCCGCGTCAACACCATCGCGCCCGGCCTGTTCCTGACGCCGCTGCTGATGGGATTGAACGAGGAAGCGCGCAAGAGTCTCGGCGCGCAGGTACCACATCCGGCGCGACTCGGCGACGCCTCCGAATACGGCAATCTCGCGGTGCACATCGTGGAGAACGCGATGCTCAACGGCGAGACCATCCGCCTCGACGGCGCCATCCGCATGGCGCCGAGGTAG
- a CDS encoding TetR family transcriptional regulator, which produces MGSQLNTSVQNRLVAAKNTTAEKLLVAASELMIERSSIEVSLSDIAQKSGVNAALVKYHFGNKDGLLLALLARDAATEMAQLEYLLAQPMAPTAKLKLHIAGIIRAYHQFPYMNRLSHYLLHESSAAAADEVSKFFVAPLLDFHRRLLAEGIKAGEFRNIDPVLFYTSLIGACDHLFFGRHAMSRATGVGPVTDEVCRQYIRHMEALICGGMANSE; this is translated from the coding sequence ATGGGATCACAGTTGAATACCAGCGTACAGAACAGGCTTGTGGCGGCGAAAAATACCACCGCCGAGAAGCTCCTCGTCGCCGCCAGCGAGTTGATGATCGAGCGCTCCTCGATCGAGGTGTCCCTGAGCGACATTGCGCAGAAGTCCGGCGTCAACGCTGCGTTGGTGAAGTATCACTTCGGCAACAAGGATGGCCTGCTGCTGGCGCTGTTGGCGCGCGATGCCGCCACCGAAATGGCGCAACTCGAATACCTGCTGGCGCAGCCGATGGCGCCTACGGCGAAACTCAAGCTGCACATCGCCGGAATCATCCGCGCCTATCACCAGTTTCCCTACATGAACCGGCTGAGCCACTATCTCTTGCATGAGAGCAGCGCGGCAGCCGCCGACGAGGTCTCGAAATTCTTTGTCGCGCCGCTGCTGGACTTCCATCGCCGCCTGCTCGCCGAAGGAATCAAGGCGGGCGAATTCCGCAATATCGATCCGGTGCTGTTCTACACCAGCCTGATCGGCGCCTGCGACCACCTGTTTTTCGGCCGTCACGCGATGTCGCGCGCGACCGGCGTCGGGCCGGTGACCGATGAGGTTTGCCGCCAATATATCAGGCACATGGAAGCGCTGATTTGCGGGGGAATGGCGAATAGTGAGTAG
- a CDS encoding acetyl-CoA C-acetyltransferase, giving the protein MAEAYIVAAARTAGGRKGGRLAGWHPADLAASVLDSLVERSGVDPEQIEDVIMGCVMQAGEQSNNIARNAIMASKLPESVPGTSVDRQCGSSQQALHFAAQAVMSGTMDIVIAAGVEAMTRVPMGLASQLPAKNGFGTYKSPNIEKRYPNIVFSQFTGAEMMAEKYGLSKDELDNYAYESHQRAIAATQAGRFKDEIIPLQITRADGSTDTHSIDEGIRFDASLEGIRNVKLIAENGKLTAASASQICDGASGVMVVNEKGLKSLGLTPMARVHHMTMMGGDPVIMLDAPLHATERALKKAGMGIDDIDLFEVNEAFASVPTAWLKTTGADPAKLNVNGGAIALGHPLGCSGTKLMTTLVNALKQRNKRYGLQTMCEGGGMANVTIVERL; this is encoded by the coding sequence ATGGCCGAGGCCTATATCGTCGCCGCCGCCCGCACCGCAGGCGGCCGCAAGGGAGGACGGCTCGCCGGCTGGCATCCGGCCGATCTCGCCGCTTCGGTGCTGGATTCGCTGGTCGAGCGCAGCGGTGTCGATCCCGAGCAGATCGAAGACGTCATCATGGGCTGCGTGATGCAGGCCGGCGAACAGTCCAACAACATCGCGCGCAATGCCATCATGGCTTCAAAACTGCCGGAAAGCGTGCCCGGCACCTCGGTCGACCGCCAATGCGGCTCGTCGCAACAGGCGCTGCATTTCGCGGCCCAGGCCGTGATGTCCGGCACCATGGACATCGTGATCGCCGCCGGCGTGGAGGCGATGACGCGGGTGCCGATGGGCCTCGCCTCGCAATTGCCGGCCAAGAACGGTTTCGGCACCTACAAGAGCCCGAACATCGAGAAACGCTACCCGAACATCGTGTTCAGCCAGTTCACCGGCGCGGAAATGATGGCGGAGAAATACGGCCTCTCCAAAGACGAGCTCGACAACTACGCCTATGAGAGCCACCAGCGCGCCATCGCGGCGACCCAGGCCGGCAGGTTCAAGGACGAGATCATTCCGCTGCAGATCACCCGCGCTGACGGCTCGACCGACACCCATTCAATCGATGAAGGCATCCGCTTCGACGCCAGCCTCGAGGGCATCCGCAACGTCAAGCTGATTGCGGAGAACGGCAAGCTCACCGCCGCCAGCGCCAGCCAGATCTGCGACGGCGCTTCCGGGGTGATGGTCGTCAACGAAAAGGGTTTGAAATCGCTCGGGCTCACACCGATGGCGCGGGTCCATCACATGACCATGATGGGCGGCGACCCCGTGATCATGCTGGATGCGCCGCTGCATGCCACCGAGCGCGCGCTGAAGAAGGCTGGCATGGGAATCGACGACATCGACCTGTTCGAGGTCAACGAGGCCTTTGCCTCGGTGCCGACGGCATGGCTGAAGACCACTGGCGCCGATCCGGCAAAACTCAACGTCAACGGCGGCGCCATCGCGCTCGGCCATCCCCTCGGCTGCTCCGGCACCAAGCTGATGACCACGCTGGTCAACGCCCTCAAGCAGCGCAACAAGCGCTACGGCCTGCAGACCATGTGCGAAGGCGGCGGCATGGCCAATGTGACCATCGTGGAGCGATTGTAG